Proteins encoded in a region of the Zea mays cultivar B73 chromosome 4, Zm-B73-REFERENCE-NAM-5.0, whole genome shotgun sequence genome:
- the LOC100272578 gene encoding Alcohol dehydrogenase-like 6, with translation MAAADASSLPPSAITCRAAVAWGPGQPLVMEEVEVAPPGPMEIRVKVVSTSVCRSDVTAWQSKAQLDLFPRVFGHEASGVVESVGEGVTEFQVGDHVLTVFIGECKSCKHCVSGKSNMCQKLGLERKGVMHSDQKTRFSVKGKPVYHYCAVSSFSEYTVVHSGCAVKVGLTVPMDRVCLLSCGVSSGLGAVWNVANVSKGSSVAIFGLGTVGLSVAQGAKLRGASKIIGVDTNPEKQEKGKSFGVTDFINPDELSEPVQQVIKRITDGGVDYSFECVGDSGVVSTALQSCSDGWGVTVTLGLPKGKLEVSTHYAFLLSGRTLKGSMFGGWKPKSDLPSLVDKYAAKEIQVDGLVTHDIPFNEINKALELMLENKCLRCVIHMPR, from the exons ATGGCCGCCGCCGATGCATCTTCGTTGCCTCCGTCCGCCATCACCTGCCGAG CGGCGGTGGCGTGGGGACCGGGCCAGCCACTGGTGATGGAGGAGGTGGAGGTCGCCCCGCCGGGGCCCATGGAGATCCGTGTCAAGGTCGTCTCCACCTCCGTCTGCCGCAGCGACGTCACTGCCTGGCAATCCAAG GCGCAACTTGATCTGTTCCCCAGAGTCTTCGGCCACGAGGCATCCGG agtagtagagagtgTCGGTGAAGGTGTGACCGAGTTCCAAGTCGGTGACCACGTTCTCACTGTCTTCATTGGGGAATGCAAGAGCTGCAAGCACTGCGTCTCAGGGAAGAGCAACATGTGCCAGAAGCTCGGTCTGGAGAGGAAGGGTGTCATGCACAGCGATCAGAAGACACGCTTCTCTGTCAAGGGGAAACCTGTGTACCATTACTGTGCAGTGTCAAGCTTCAGCGAGTACACGGTTGTCCATTCCGGATGTGCGGTGAAGGTTGGCCTGACCGTGCCAATGGACAGGGTGTGCCTGCTGAGCTGCGGTGTGTCTTCAG GACTCGGTGCAGTCTGGAATGTAGCTAATGTATCAAAGGGCTCAAGTGTAGCTATATTTGGTCTTGGGACCGTAGGACTTTCT GTCGCTCAAGGTGCTAAGCTTCGAGGGGCGTCCAAGATTATAGGAGTTGATACTAATCCTGAGAAGCAAGAAAAGG GGAAATCATTTGGTGTCACGGACTTTATTAACCCAGATGAATTGAGTGAACCTGTTCAACAG GTAATCAAAAGGATTACTGATGGAGGGGTGGATTACTCATTTGAATGTGTGGGTGATTCTGGAGTAGTCTCCACTGCACTTCAATCATGTTCTGAT GGTTGGGGAGTAACTGTAACTCTTGGCTTACCAAAAGGAAAACTAGAAGTGTCTACTCATTATGCATTTCTTCTATCCGGAAGAACACTGAAGGGATCTATGTTTGGAGGATGGAAACCTAAATCTGATCTACCTTCATTGGTGGATAAATATGCAGCAAAG GAAATCCAAGTTGATGGCCTAGTCACGCATGATATACCATTCAATGAAATCAACAAAGCGCTTGAGTTGATGCTAGAAAACAAGTGCTTGAGATGTGTGATTCACATGCCACGGTAA
- the LOC100272578 gene encoding alcohol dehydrogenase-like 6 isoform X1, with the protein MAAADASSLPPSAITCRAAVAWGPGQPLVMEEVEVAPPGPMEIRVKVVSTSVCRSDVTAWQSKAQLDLFPRVFGHEASGVVESVGEGVTEFQVGDHVLTVFIGECKSCKHCVSGKSNMCQKLGLERKGVMHSDQKTRFSVKGKPVYHYCAVSSFSEYTVVHSGCAVKVGLTVPMDRVCLLSCGVSSGLGAVWNVANVSKGSSVAIFGLGTVGLSVAQGAKLRGASKIIGVDTNPEKQEKGKSFGVTDFINPDELSEPVQQIFSCLQVIKRITDGGVDYSFECVGDSGVVSTALQSCSDGWGVTVTLGLPKGKLEVSTHYAFLLSGRTLKGSMFGGWKPKSDLPSLVDKYAAKEIQVDGLVTHDIPFNEINKALELMLENKCLRCVIHMPR; encoded by the exons ATGGCCGCCGCCGATGCATCTTCGTTGCCTCCGTCCGCCATCACCTGCCGAG CGGCGGTGGCGTGGGGACCGGGCCAGCCACTGGTGATGGAGGAGGTGGAGGTCGCCCCGCCGGGGCCCATGGAGATCCGTGTCAAGGTCGTCTCCACCTCCGTCTGCCGCAGCGACGTCACTGCCTGGCAATCCAAG GCGCAACTTGATCTGTTCCCCAGAGTCTTCGGCCACGAGGCATCCGG agtagtagagagtgTCGGTGAAGGTGTGACCGAGTTCCAAGTCGGTGACCACGTTCTCACTGTCTTCATTGGGGAATGCAAGAGCTGCAAGCACTGCGTCTCAGGGAAGAGCAACATGTGCCAGAAGCTCGGTCTGGAGAGGAAGGGTGTCATGCACAGCGATCAGAAGACACGCTTCTCTGTCAAGGGGAAACCTGTGTACCATTACTGTGCAGTGTCAAGCTTCAGCGAGTACACGGTTGTCCATTCCGGATGTGCGGTGAAGGTTGGCCTGACCGTGCCAATGGACAGGGTGTGCCTGCTGAGCTGCGGTGTGTCTTCAG GACTCGGTGCAGTCTGGAATGTAGCTAATGTATCAAAGGGCTCAAGTGTAGCTATATTTGGTCTTGGGACCGTAGGACTTTCT GTCGCTCAAGGTGCTAAGCTTCGAGGGGCGTCCAAGATTATAGGAGTTGATACTAATCCTGAGAAGCAAGAAAAGG GGAAATCATTTGGTGTCACGGACTTTATTAACCCAGATGAATTGAGTGAACCTGTTCAACAG ATTTTTTCATGCTTGCAGGTAATCAAAAGGATTACTGATGGAGGGGTGGATTACTCATTTGAATGTGTGGGTGATTCTGGAGTAGTCTCCACTGCACTTCAATCATGTTCTGAT GGTTGGGGAGTAACTGTAACTCTTGGCTTACCAAAAGGAAAACTAGAAGTGTCTACTCATTATGCATTTCTTCTATCCGGAAGAACACTGAAGGGATCTATGTTTGGAGGATGGAAACCTAAATCTGATCTACCTTCATTGGTGGATAAATATGCAGCAAAG GAAATCCAAGTTGATGGCCTAGTCACGCATGATATACCATTCAATGAAATCAACAAAGCGCTTGAGTTGATGCTAGAAAACAAGTGCTTGAGATGTGTGATTCACATGCCACGGTAA
- the LOC100272578 gene encoding alcohol dehydrogenase-like 6 isoform X2 produces the protein MAAADASSLPPSAITCRAAVAWGPGQPLVMEEVEVAPPGPMEIRVKVVSTSVCRSDVTAWQSKAQLDLFPRVFGHEASGVVESVGEGVTEFQVGDHVLTVFIGECKSCKHCVSGKSNMCQKLGLERKGVMHSDQKTRFSVKGKPVYHYCAVSSFSEYTVVHSGCAVKVGLTVPMDRVCLLSCGVSSVWNVANVSKGSSVAIFGLGTVGLSVAQGAKLRGASKIIGVDTNPEKQEKGKSFGVTDFINPDELSEPVQQVIKRITDGGVDYSFECVGDSGVVSTALQSCSDGWGVTVTLGLPKGKLEVSTHYAFLLSGRTLKGSMFGGWKPKSDLPSLVDKYAAKEIQVDGLVTHDIPFNEINKALELMLENKCLRCVIHMPR, from the exons ATGGCCGCCGCCGATGCATCTTCGTTGCCTCCGTCCGCCATCACCTGCCGAG CGGCGGTGGCGTGGGGACCGGGCCAGCCACTGGTGATGGAGGAGGTGGAGGTCGCCCCGCCGGGGCCCATGGAGATCCGTGTCAAGGTCGTCTCCACCTCCGTCTGCCGCAGCGACGTCACTGCCTGGCAATCCAAG GCGCAACTTGATCTGTTCCCCAGAGTCTTCGGCCACGAGGCATCCGG agtagtagagagtgTCGGTGAAGGTGTGACCGAGTTCCAAGTCGGTGACCACGTTCTCACTGTCTTCATTGGGGAATGCAAGAGCTGCAAGCACTGCGTCTCAGGGAAGAGCAACATGTGCCAGAAGCTCGGTCTGGAGAGGAAGGGTGTCATGCACAGCGATCAGAAGACACGCTTCTCTGTCAAGGGGAAACCTGTGTACCATTACTGTGCAGTGTCAAGCTTCAGCGAGTACACGGTTGTCCATTCCGGATGTGCGGTGAAGGTTGGCCTGACCGTGCCAATGGACAGGGTGTGCCTGCTGAGCTGCGGTGTGTCTTCAG TCTGGAATGTAGCTAATGTATCAAAGGGCTCAAGTGTAGCTATATTTGGTCTTGGGACCGTAGGACTTTCT GTCGCTCAAGGTGCTAAGCTTCGAGGGGCGTCCAAGATTATAGGAGTTGATACTAATCCTGAGAAGCAAGAAAAGG GGAAATCATTTGGTGTCACGGACTTTATTAACCCAGATGAATTGAGTGAACCTGTTCAACAG GTAATCAAAAGGATTACTGATGGAGGGGTGGATTACTCATTTGAATGTGTGGGTGATTCTGGAGTAGTCTCCACTGCACTTCAATCATGTTCTGAT GGTTGGGGAGTAACTGTAACTCTTGGCTTACCAAAAGGAAAACTAGAAGTGTCTACTCATTATGCATTTCTTCTATCCGGAAGAACACTGAAGGGATCTATGTTTGGAGGATGGAAACCTAAATCTGATCTACCTTCATTGGTGGATAAATATGCAGCAAAG GAAATCCAAGTTGATGGCCTAGTCACGCATGATATACCATTCAATGAAATCAACAAAGCGCTTGAGTTGATGCTAGAAAACAAGTGCTTGAGATGTGTGATTCACATGCCACGGTAA